Proteins from a genomic interval of Chroococcidiopsis thermalis PCC 7203:
- a CDS encoding DUF7482 domain-containing protein — translation MPYRNNSSKLRCIKNHLKLDRDRGSADSSFQLGKIHALSGAHRESAPTNVTHAIENCYKINFPTGNPDYKLVHDEVVAIDTEKMTVTFNLVNGFSFGRPVWYVSMDSSDPTVAAIEGVTSAPVLQKIKVGGDDSFSSAVERIFIAINGLSQNGCKNPQHQRLYAALTDGYRPNNVLGGIPTIANDYSPLWDINLYEWTQDAVNNGDRTQLREEFHILGLVESSFLTGPNGFEFGSTGIINNCPIVFRLL, via the coding sequence ATGCCCTATCGCAACAACAGTAGCAAATTACGCTGTATCAAAAATCATCTCAAACTCGATCGCGATCGAGGATCGGCTGATAGCAGTTTTCAATTGGGTAAAATACACGCTCTCTCTGGGGCGCACAGAGAAAGCGCCCCTACAAATGTCACGCACGCAATCGAGAATTGCTACAAAATTAATTTTCCTACTGGCAACCCCGACTACAAGCTAGTACACGACGAGGTCGTGGCGATCGATACTGAGAAAATGACTGTCACCTTCAACTTGGTCAACGGTTTCAGTTTCGGTCGTCCAGTTTGGTACGTTTCAATGGATTCCAGCGATCCAACGGTGGCTGCGATCGAAGGTGTAACTTCTGCTCCAGTATTACAGAAGATAAAAGTAGGTGGCGACGATAGTTTTAGTAGTGCTGTCGAGCGGATTTTTATTGCCATAAATGGACTGTCGCAAAATGGTTGTAAAAATCCACAACACCAAAGGCTGTATGCAGCTTTAACTGATGGCTATCGCCCCAACAATGTTTTGGGTGGTATCCCGACGATCGCGAATGACTATAGCCCACTTTGGGATATCAACCTTTACGAGTGGACGCAGGATGCAGTAAATAATGGCGATCGCACCCAGCTACGCGAAGAATTTCACATCTTAGGTCTAGTTGAATCTAGTTTCCTCACTGGTCCTAATGGTTTCGAGTTTGGCTCGACAGGCATCATCAACAACTGCCCGATCGTATTTCGCCTATTGTAA
- a CDS encoding DMT family transporter has product MLQIGICRLLLFKVKPQIYLWLAISIFGAANSVTRKLTEIGARHFQNDRNPISLCNVLFVGNLCALLVLLIIYRRQIQPAMLKRLSRREWLGLIVVSTLAGAIAPSLIFQALAVTNVNTVVFLGRLEPPLTLLLSVWLLSERVNFWEILGASIAFTGVISIIFLFPILQGVNNISLMLGMGEIFTIAAAVALATATILGKLTLSRVSLGIYSIFRTAWGTVIFFFAALLLYGRGHFMDVFSPFLWEWMLVYGSIIVVLGQTFWITGLRATSISEASLVSSFTPIAGILAAYFILGEVPTLAQYMGGSVIVMGVFLSQIGIRQKASIRAATRNASIQKQQEIESNMGFKGI; this is encoded by the coding sequence TTGTTACAGATTGGGATATGCCGATTATTACTTTTTAAAGTTAAGCCACAGATTTATCTATGGCTAGCTATTTCTATTTTTGGTGCAGCTAACTCAGTCACGCGCAAGCTGACCGAAATTGGTGCGAGACATTTTCAGAACGATCGCAATCCCATTTCTCTGTGCAATGTTTTATTTGTTGGCAATCTCTGCGCTTTGTTGGTACTGCTAATTATTTATCGACGGCAAATCCAACCAGCTATGTTAAAGCGACTTTCTCGACGAGAGTGGTTGGGATTGATAGTCGTATCAACTTTAGCAGGAGCGATCGCGCCGAGTTTAATTTTTCAGGCACTAGCTGTTACTAATGTCAATACTGTAGTGTTTTTGGGAAGATTAGAGCCACCCTTAACTTTGCTATTGTCTGTCTGGCTATTGTCTGAAAGAGTTAATTTTTGGGAAATTTTGGGTGCATCTATTGCCTTTACGGGAGTAATTTCGATTATTTTTTTGTTTCCAATTCTACAAGGAGTAAATAATATAAGCTTAATGCTAGGCATGGGTGAAATTTTCACTATTGCTGCTGCCGTAGCTTTAGCAACAGCCACAATTCTTGGTAAGCTAACCCTCTCTCGGGTTTCTTTAGGAATTTACAGCATTTTTCGCACCGCTTGGGGAACAGTTATTTTCTTTTTCGCTGCTTTACTACTCTACGGCAGAGGACATTTTATGGATGTATTTTCTCCTTTCTTGTGGGAATGGATGTTAGTTTATGGTTCTATTATTGTCGTACTCGGTCAGACTTTCTGGATTACTGGTTTAAGAGCTACCTCTATATCTGAAGCTTCTTTAGTCAGCTCTTTTACTCCCATTGCAGGGATTCTCGCAGCTTATTTCATTTTAGGAGAAGTTCCAACACTGGCGCAGTATATGGGTGGCAGTGTCATAGTTATGGGAGTTTTTCTAAGTCAAATCGGCATCCGGCAAAAAGCATCAATTCGTGCTGCTACACGGAACGCTTCGATTCAAAAACAGCAAGAAATCGAAAGTAATATGGGATTTAAAGGGATATAA
- a CDS encoding DUF4079 domain-containing protein produces MVDLLDAWRLLHPAIAVTFIFPLIGIVANFAWQTRQRRLQAKGGEKSKIPPTVGVEHNKFGKWLAGGVVGLALVGLARPIFYHIATNQVWSKNPFQVIFITLMFGATIASLVLLYQAKQKLWRGVFATLTGMGLVILGFQEGVFRRDNEWFVSHFYIGLTAAMLMIFSLAIMQDIYQDRSHRWRIVHAILNSIALLLFVGQGMTGVRDLLEIPLHWQEPFIYKCDFNQKTCPTPTSMTGEWRTAKE; encoded by the coding sequence ATGGTAGACTTACTCGATGCTTGGAGACTTTTGCATCCCGCGATCGCCGTTACTTTCATCTTCCCTTTGATTGGGATCGTGGCTAACTTCGCATGGCAGACACGCCAGCGCCGATTGCAAGCTAAAGGGGGTGAGAAAAGTAAAATTCCCCCGACAGTTGGCGTGGAACATAATAAATTTGGCAAGTGGTTGGCTGGAGGCGTAGTAGGATTAGCACTTGTAGGGCTTGCCCGTCCCATTTTTTACCACATTGCAACTAACCAAGTCTGGAGTAAAAACCCTTTTCAAGTTATCTTTATCACCTTGATGTTTGGTGCAACCATCGCCTCTTTGGTGTTGCTTTATCAAGCCAAACAAAAACTTTGGCGGGGAGTGTTTGCCACTTTGACAGGAATGGGTTTAGTGATTCTGGGTTTCCAAGAAGGTGTCTTCCGTCGTGATAACGAATGGTTTGTATCTCATTTCTATATCGGATTGACGGCAGCAATGCTGATGATTTTTTCCTTAGCGATTATGCAAGATATCTATCAGGATCGCTCCCATCGCTGGCGGATCGTCCATGCTATTTTAAATTCGATCGCCCTATTACTCTTTGTCGGACAGGGAATGACTGGGGTGCGGGACTTACTAGAAATTCCTTTACACTGGCAGGAACCATTCATCTACAAGTGTGATTTTAATCAAAAGACTTGTCCTACCCCAACTTCTATGACTGGTGAGTGGCGCACTGCAAAAGAGTAG
- a CDS encoding DUF2237 family protein, producing the protein MAQARNVLGSELKTCCSAPMTGYYRDGKCNTGAGDYGAHVVCAELTADFLNFTKSRGNDLSTPVPEFNFPGLKPGDRWCLCASRWKEALDAGVAPPIILQSTHASALEYVSLSELRQHALDRDTTE; encoded by the coding sequence GTGGCACAGGCTAGAAATGTTCTCGGTAGCGAACTGAAAACTTGTTGCAGCGCTCCTATGACTGGGTATTACCGCGACGGTAAATGTAATACTGGTGCAGGCGATTATGGAGCGCATGTCGTTTGCGCAGAACTAACGGCAGATTTCTTGAATTTTACCAAGTCGCGGGGAAACGATCTCAGCACACCCGTACCTGAGTTTAACTTTCCTGGCTTAAAACCAGGCGATCGCTGGTGCTTGTGCGCTTCTCGTTGGAAAGAAGCTCTAGATGCTGGTGTCGCACCGCCCATAATTTTACAGTCAACTCACGCATCGGCACTAGAATACGTTTCTCTGAGCGAACTCAGGCAACACGCTCTCGATCGCGATACAACTGAATAA
- a CDS encoding ABC transporter ATP-binding protein produces the protein MIGYLSKFFYILAGKRRQLFFLIFFFLLTSLMEAIGIGLVGPFIALASNPQAIYQNSWLHWFYTQSGFQNDKQFLYLLSAATIGILYFKSVLSFYGQKYVFKFSFKQQGELSAKLLHSYLAAPYTFHLNRNSALLIQNVINETDKFCTHFMLPFLTSLANITVILALIFLLSKTNLIATLSVAAILLPAFGLIYFFRYKISQWGQEASESNTEMIRIINHGLGGLKETRIIGCESYFENQMKAQIDKFAFALSSFQAFSILPRILLEAILVTFLVGFTIIFLLSNQNAENLTSVLGVFAMASIRLLPSVSNTIYAFGIMRNSTYSVDKVYYDLKEIENLEVERGQKILDERSLRKLFDSKSYSKCCLPFEQEIILDKITYRYPSATETNLKEISLHIKKGQSIGIIGKSGAGKTTLIDVILGLLAPETGNIRVDGKTIYNDLRSWQNLIGYIPQSIFLIDDTIEKNITFGVPDDLIDKPRLEKAIQSAQLEELIEQLPDGINTVVGERGVRLSGGQRQRIGIARVLYHEREILVLDEATAALDNETESLVSEAIRSLSGTKTMIIIAHRLSTLEHCDRVYSIEKGRVVKSGSYQEVVACV, from the coding sequence ATGATCGGCTACTTATCTAAGTTTTTTTATATCCTTGCAGGCAAGAGAAGACAACTATTTTTCCTAATATTCTTCTTTCTCTTGACTTCTCTGATGGAAGCAATAGGAATTGGACTAGTTGGACCATTTATTGCCTTGGCAAGTAATCCGCAGGCAATCTATCAAAATTCCTGGCTGCATTGGTTTTATACTCAGTCTGGATTTCAAAACGACAAACAATTTTTATATTTACTGAGTGCAGCAACTATCGGAATTTTATACTTCAAGTCTGTCCTAAGCTTTTACGGTCAGAAATATGTGTTCAAATTTTCCTTCAAGCAGCAAGGTGAACTCTCAGCCAAGTTACTCCACTCCTATTTAGCAGCACCCTACACTTTTCATTTGAATCGCAATTCAGCCTTATTAATTCAGAATGTTATCAACGAAACCGATAAATTCTGCACTCATTTTATGCTGCCTTTCCTTACATCTTTAGCCAATATCACTGTGATATTGGCTTTGATTTTTTTGCTATCAAAAACGAACTTAATAGCAACACTAAGCGTAGCAGCAATTCTTTTACCAGCCTTTGGGTTAATTTACTTTTTTAGATATAAAATTTCGCAATGGGGACAAGAAGCTTCGGAATCTAATACAGAAATGATTCGGATTATCAATCATGGACTAGGAGGACTAAAAGAGACACGCATTATTGGCTGTGAATCTTATTTTGAGAATCAAATGAAAGCCCAGATTGATAAATTTGCTTTTGCACTTAGCTCCTTTCAAGCATTCTCAATTTTACCGCGCATCTTACTAGAAGCTATTCTAGTAACTTTTTTAGTTGGATTTACAATTATATTTTTACTGTCCAATCAGAATGCAGAAAACTTAACTTCTGTTTTGGGTGTGTTTGCAATGGCTTCAATTCGCCTGCTGCCATCAGTAAGTAATACAATCTATGCTTTTGGCATCATGAGAAATAGTACTTATTCAGTTGATAAAGTTTATTACGATTTAAAAGAAATAGAAAATCTAGAAGTCGAGCGGGGTCAAAAAATACTAGACGAGCGAAGCTTACGTAAGTTATTTGATTCAAAAAGCTATAGCAAATGCTGTCTGCCATTCGAGCAAGAAATTATTTTAGACAAAATTACTTATCGCTATCCTAGCGCCACAGAAACCAATCTCAAAGAAATTTCTTTACACATCAAGAAAGGTCAGTCTATTGGGATAATTGGTAAATCTGGAGCAGGTAAGACAACATTAATTGATGTCATCTTGGGACTTTTAGCACCGGAAACAGGAAATATTAGAGTTGATGGTAAAACAATTTACAACGATCTGCGCTCCTGGCAAAATTTAATTGGCTACATTCCGCAATCTATTTTTCTGATAGACGACACAATTGAGAAAAATATTACTTTTGGTGTTCCAGACGATCTGATTGACAAGCCAAGATTAGAGAAAGCCATTCAGTCGGCTCAGTTAGAGGAATTGATCGAGCAACTTCCCGATGGAATCAATACAGTTGTTGGCGAACGGGGAGTACGCCTCTCGGGAGGACAACGCCAGCGAATCGGAATTGCTCGCGTCCTCTATCACGAACGGGAGATTTTGGTGCTAGATGAAGCGACTGCTGCACTGGATAACGAAACTGAAAGTCTTGTCAGCGAGGCTATTCGCTCTCTCAGCGGGACTAAAACCATGATTATCATAGCTCACCGTCTTTCTACTCTCGAACATTGCGATCGCGTCTACTCGATTGAAAAAGGTCGAGTCGTTAAATCGGGTAGTTATCAAGAAGTTGTTGCGTGCGTGTAG
- the gorA gene encoding glutathione-disulfide reductase: MAFDYDLFIIGAGPGGVAAARQAKTYDVRVGIAEREAVGGTCVNRGCIPKKFIVYAADFALHDRAAASYGWSKCDRQFDWSYFIASVHQQLEQRRQSFLNKFQQAGIDVIRGQATFIDPHTVKIDGRKVTADKIIVAVGGKSIKPSKIPGIEYAITSRQMFELPQLPQRLAIVGGGYIGVEFSSMMNAFGVEVTLMDRDQTILSGFDDDVRTAVQQGLSQRGIQFLGNTTAKEIKQDATGLQVVLEGNDPQIVTADTVLFATGRSPNTENLGLENAGVELDEKGAIAVDAYSRTNQAHIFAVGDCTNRKQLTPVARTEGRAVARTIFDQQSPQIDYTLVPTAVVARPEAAAVGLTEAQAREKFGDAVQCYRTQFEPLFYSMTDRSEQAMMKLVVDRRSDRVLGAHMVGENAAEIIQSLAVAIQKGIAKQDIDANLGIHPTTGEEFFLLD, from the coding sequence ATGGCTTTCGATTATGACTTGTTTATCATTGGCGCTGGTCCTGGGGGAGTAGCCGCTGCAAGACAAGCTAAAACTTACGATGTCCGCGTTGGAATTGCCGAACGAGAGGCAGTTGGTGGTACTTGTGTCAATCGTGGTTGTATCCCTAAAAAGTTTATCGTCTACGCTGCTGATTTTGCCTTACACGATCGCGCAGCTGCAAGTTACGGCTGGAGTAAATGCGATCGTCAGTTTGACTGGTCGTATTTTATCGCCTCCGTCCATCAACAGCTCGAACAGCGCCGCCAGTCTTTTTTAAACAAGTTTCAACAGGCAGGAATTGATGTCATTCGAGGTCAAGCAACTTTTATCGATCCACACACCGTAAAAATCGACGGACGCAAAGTCACGGCTGACAAAATTATCGTTGCCGTGGGTGGCAAATCCATTAAACCATCAAAAATTCCAGGGATCGAATATGCAATTACATCCCGTCAAATGTTTGAACTTCCTCAACTACCACAACGTTTAGCAATTGTTGGTGGCGGATATATTGGCGTGGAGTTCTCTAGCATGATGAATGCCTTCGGCGTTGAAGTGACATTAATGGATCGCGATCAAACAATTTTATCGGGATTTGATGACGATGTTCGTACTGCCGTACAGCAGGGATTGAGTCAAAGAGGAATTCAATTTCTCGGCAACACAACGGCAAAAGAAATCAAACAAGATGCTACAGGATTGCAGGTTGTTTTAGAAGGCAACGATCCTCAGATCGTCACAGCCGACACCGTACTCTTTGCCACAGGCAGAAGCCCCAACACTGAAAATCTAGGTTTAGAAAATGCTGGGGTAGAATTGGATGAAAAAGGCGCGATCGCGGTTGATGCTTATAGTCGCACGAACCAAGCGCATATCTTTGCTGTAGGTGATTGTACCAATCGCAAGCAATTGACTCCAGTTGCCCGAACAGAAGGTCGGGCAGTAGCGCGAACAATTTTTGACCAGCAATCGCCACAAATTGATTACACTCTCGTTCCTACCGCTGTCGTTGCCCGTCCTGAAGCTGCTGCTGTAGGATTGACAGAAGCGCAAGCACGGGAAAAATTCGGCGATGCCGTGCAATGCTACCGCACCCAATTTGAACCCCTGTTTTACAGCATGACAGATCGCTCCGAGCAAGCGATGATGAAATTAGTAGTAGATCGGCGCAGCGATCGCGTGTTAGGCGCTCATATGGTAGGCGAAAATGCTGCTGAGATTATTCAAAGTCTGGCAGTTGCGATCCAAAAAGGCATTGCTAAACAAGATATTGACGCAAACCTTGGCATCCATCCAACCACCGGAGAGGAATTCTTCTTGTTAGATTAA
- the gor gene encoding glutathione-disulfide reductase, with translation MTFDYDLFVIGAGSGGLAASKRAASYGAKVAIAEESLVGGTCVVRGCIPKKLMVYGSRFPALFHDAAGYGWHVGETSLDWQHFITVIDNEVNRLSQLHINFLAKAGVELIPSRAALIDPHTIEVDGRKVTAEKILIAVGGRPIKPDIPGMEHVITSNEMFHLPEKPKHIAIIGAGYIGVEFACIMRGLGCEVTQIIRKDLILRGFDRDIRNEIQQGMIHHGIQVITDNVVKAIDRVPKGLKLTLSDQDREPVVADVVLAATGRTPYVEGLGLENAGIDLVPSSLEGPGYSTTKAIAVNEFSQTSQPHIFAVGDCTDRINLTPVAIGEGRAFADTEFGNLRRAFNHEIVASAVFSTPEAATVGMTEDDAIAQLSEDGVKIYRARFRPLFHSLTGAADKTLMKLVVDAQTERVLGAHMVGEYSAEIIQGVAIAVTMGATKKDFDATVGIHPSTAEEFVTMR, from the coding sequence ATGACATTCGACTACGATTTATTTGTTATTGGCGCTGGATCTGGAGGGCTAGCAGCTTCTAAACGGGCAGCTAGCTACGGTGCAAAAGTAGCGATCGCAGAAGAAAGTCTCGTTGGTGGTACTTGTGTCGTCCGAGGCTGTATTCCGAAAAAACTCATGGTTTACGGTTCTCGCTTTCCGGCTTTGTTTCACGATGCTGCGGGTTATGGCTGGCACGTTGGCGAGACGAGTTTAGATTGGCAACACTTCATCACTGTTATTGATAACGAAGTGAACCGTCTTTCTCAGTTGCATATCAACTTTTTAGCAAAAGCTGGAGTCGAGTTAATTCCCAGTCGCGCCGCTTTGATAGATCCCCACACGATCGAAGTAGATGGGCGCAAAGTCACGGCTGAAAAAATCTTAATTGCCGTTGGCGGTCGTCCGATTAAACCAGACATTCCGGGTATGGAACATGTCATTACCTCGAATGAAATGTTTCACCTGCCCGAAAAACCCAAACACATAGCGATTATTGGAGCTGGTTACATTGGGGTGGAATTTGCCTGTATTATGCGCGGTCTGGGTTGCGAAGTTACCCAAATTATTCGCAAAGATTTGATTTTACGAGGATTCGATCGCGACATCCGTAATGAAATTCAGCAAGGCATGATTCATCACGGAATTCAAGTCATCACTGATAATGTTGTCAAGGCGATCGATCGCGTCCCCAAAGGATTAAAGCTAACACTCTCTGACCAAGATCGAGAACCAGTTGTTGCCGATGTGGTTTTAGCTGCAACTGGTCGTACTCCTTATGTTGAAGGACTTGGCTTAGAAAATGCAGGTATAGATTTAGTTCCCAGTTCCCTAGAAGGTCCAGGCTACAGTACCACTAAGGCGATCGCGGTGAACGAATTTAGTCAAACTTCACAGCCACACATCTTTGCTGTCGGTGATTGTACCGACCGGATTAACCTCACTCCTGTCGCCATTGGTGAAGGTCGTGCTTTCGCGGATACAGAATTTGGTAATCTACGCCGCGCTTTTAACCATGAAATCGTCGCTTCAGCCGTATTTTCTACTCCCGAAGCCGCCACTGTCGGCATGACAGAAGATGACGCGATCGCCCAACTGAGTGAAGATGGAGTCAAAATCTATCGCGCCCGTTTTCGTCCCCTATTTCACAGCTTGACTGGTGCTGCTGATAAGACGCTGATGAAATTAGTTGTCGATGCTCAGACCGAACGAGTCTTGGGAGCGCATATGGTAGGAGAATACTCGGCGGAAATTATTCAAGGAGTGGCGATCGCCGTAACTATGGGCGCAACCAAAAAAGATTTCGATGCTACTGTTGGCATTCATCCTTCTACCGCTGAAGAATTCGTCACTATGCGTTGA
- a CDS encoding DUF4388 domain-containing protein — protein MEITGQLLEFSLLNIFHFIEQFHQTGLLSLQPEPSDDSQLGKSCYLWFQAGGIVAIVEQLDNQHLLSMIDKRGWIAPELLNILSEPNGIEHPLGVELKTNGQLNAEQLQVLFHAQVIQPVCALFKLSRGHFSFNSQATLPKIEMTGLSLPVAEATLLGLRVLRDWKPFTAKLPTPSDILNKNVVAKPRFQLDAQERQVWELVNGKTSIEAIAKQLQQPLESIQQIAFRMKVVGLLGSVSTSLMSGETTEEIVTESGVGANGAAVANPSLVKNLVNLLNTKIV, from the coding sequence ATGGAAATTACCGGACAATTATTAGAATTTTCCTTACTGAATATTTTTCATTTCATCGAGCAATTTCACCAAACGGGCTTGCTCTCGCTTCAGCCTGAACCAAGTGACGACTCTCAACTAGGAAAAAGCTGCTATCTCTGGTTTCAAGCAGGTGGTATTGTTGCAATAGTCGAGCAACTCGATAACCAGCACTTGCTCTCAATGATCGATAAGCGGGGCTGGATTGCACCAGAATTACTCAATATCTTGTCTGAGCCAAATGGCATAGAACATCCTCTGGGAGTTGAGTTGAAAACCAATGGACAGTTGAATGCCGAACAATTACAGGTTTTGTTTCACGCTCAAGTCATTCAGCCTGTCTGCGCTTTATTTAAATTATCGCGGGGTCATTTTAGCTTTAATTCGCAAGCGACTTTACCGAAAATCGAAATGACGGGTTTGAGCTTACCAGTAGCAGAGGCAACTTTATTAGGTTTGCGGGTATTGCGAGACTGGAAGCCATTTACGGCAAAACTGCCAACCCCATCTGACATTTTAAATAAGAATGTTGTTGCTAAGCCACGATTCCAACTCGATGCCCAAGAAAGGCAAGTATGGGAACTCGTTAATGGTAAAACTTCAATTGAAGCGATCGCCAAGCAGTTGCAACAACCATTAGAATCCATCCAACAAATCGCTTTTCGGATGAAGGTCGTTGGGTTATTAGGCTCTGTCTCTACCTCTCTCATGTCTGGGGAGACAACTGAAGAAATAGTGACTGAGAGCGGTGTAGGAGCGAATGGTGCTGCGGTAGCTAATCCTTCGCTAGTCAAGAATTTAGTCAACTTACTCAATACTAAAATTGTCTGA
- a CDS encoding YqiA/YcfP family alpha/beta fold hydrolase, with the protein MSSKFIYLHGFASSPQSAKAVYLCDRFAQIGLSLCVPDLNQGDFSHLTITRQLHQVGTLLPPLPTSVTVVGSSLGGLTAAWLGQNYQQIQRLVLLAPAFEFLTHWLPRLGTAQLQQWQTDRYLQTYHYGENCLLPLDYDFVLDAAQYRETELSRPLPTLILHGIHDEVIPVQSSRDFARHRPWVQLIELDSDHALANVLPEIWDIIKAFCQLSGK; encoded by the coding sequence TTGAGCAGCAAATTCATTTATTTACATGGTTTTGCCTCTAGCCCTCAGTCAGCTAAGGCTGTCTATCTATGCGATCGCTTTGCCCAAATCGGTCTATCTTTATGCGTTCCCGATCTCAATCAGGGCGATTTTTCACATTTAACAATCACGCGGCAGTTACATCAAGTTGGTACTCTGTTACCACCACTTCCTACATCTGTCACAGTTGTTGGTTCTAGTTTAGGTGGGCTAACCGCAGCTTGGTTGGGGCAGAATTACCAACAAATTCAACGGTTAGTATTACTCGCACCTGCATTTGAATTTCTCACCCACTGGCTGCCGCGATTAGGCACGGCACAGCTTCAGCAATGGCAGACAGATAGGTATCTACAGACCTATCACTACGGCGAAAACTGCTTGCTACCCCTAGATTATGATTTCGTCCTCGATGCCGCCCAGTATCGAGAAACAGAACTATCCCGCCCTCTCCCCACTCTTATTCTTCACGGAATTCACGATGAAGTGATTCCAGTGCAATCCAGCCGTGATTTTGCGCGTCACCGCCCTTGGGTACAATTAATTGAGCTAGATAGCGACCACGCTTTAGCTAATGTCCTGCCTGAGATTTGGGATATAATTAAAGCTTTCTGTCAGTTATCAGGCAAGTAA
- a CDS encoding histidinol-phosphate transaminase, giving the protein MLPFIRSDLARFTAYKPHPNSPSGKAVESSIALDRLDTNESPFDLPQELKEKLAWMYQHALESNRYPDGEHAQLKSAIAQYVNESAVLADAGFTSANISVGNGSDELIRSLLIATCLQGEGAILVANPTFSMYGILAQTLGIPAIAVARNPDNFEIDLTAAKLAIANEQNPPIRVVFVVHPNSPTANALTTAELEWLRSLPQEILVVIDEAYFEFSQTTVASELLHRSNWIVLRTFSKAFRLAAHRVGYAIGHPELIMTLEKIRLPYNLPTYSQAAAAIALQYRHTLLTAIPQILSERSKLMQVLTACPQFKVYPSMANFIFIQLQQDAIALETDSLNKLHQQLQASGTLVRQISNGLRITIGTPEENARTLERLLSVLSG; this is encoded by the coding sequence ATGCTGCCATTCATCCGCTCAGACCTGGCTCGGTTCACAGCTTACAAACCCCATCCCAATAGTCCATCTGGAAAAGCTGTTGAGTCGTCAATTGCGCTCGATCGCTTAGATACAAATGAAAGTCCGTTCGATCTACCCCAGGAGTTGAAAGAAAAGCTTGCCTGGATGTATCAGCACGCACTAGAGAGCAACCGCTATCCTGATGGAGAACACGCTCAGCTCAAAAGCGCGATCGCCCAATATGTCAATGAGTCAGCGGTACTAGCTGATGCTGGTTTTACCAGCGCCAATATTTCTGTCGGTAATGGTTCGGACGAACTGATTCGTTCTTTGTTGATTGCAACTTGCTTGCAGGGAGAAGGAGCGATTTTAGTTGCCAATCCTACGTTTTCGATGTATGGAATTTTAGCTCAAACTTTGGGTATTCCTGCGATCGCTGTGGCGCGAAACCCCGACAACTTCGAGATCGATCTAACTGCGGCAAAATTGGCGATCGCGAACGAGCAAAATCCTCCCATCCGCGTTGTGTTTGTCGTCCATCCCAATTCACCTACAGCTAATGCTTTAACTACAGCGGAATTGGAGTGGTTGCGTAGTTTGCCACAGGAGATTTTAGTCGTCATTGACGAAGCTTATTTCGAGTTTAGTCAAACAACTGTTGCCAGCGAATTATTGCACCGCTCGAATTGGATTGTACTGCGGACATTTTCCAAAGCTTTTCGCTTGGCAGCACATCGGGTAGGCTATGCGATCGGGCATCCAGAATTAATTATGACTTTGGAAAAAATTCGTCTCCCTTATAATTTACCTACATATTCTCAAGCAGCAGCCGCGATTGCTCTTCAGTATCGTCACACCTTATTGACCGCAATTCCCCAAATTTTATCTGAAAGAAGCAAGCTAATGCAGGTTTTAACCGCTTGCCCTCAGTTCAAAGTCTATCCAAGTATGGCTAATTTTATTTTTATTCAGTTACAGCAGGATGCGATCGCCCTAGAAACCGATTCCCTTAACAAGTTACATCAACAGTTACAAGCTAGCGGTACGTTAGTCAGACAGATTAGCAACGGCTTGCGAATTACTATCGGCACACCAGAGGAAAATGCTCGTACTTTAGAGAGACTTTTATCAGTTCTGAGTGGCTGA